In Vicia villosa cultivar HV-30 ecotype Madison, WI linkage group LG7, Vvil1.0, whole genome shotgun sequence, the DNA window ATTAATAagattaaatgataaaaattgacATAATATGTTAATAATGAAAGTAACTGATTTATTTGAAAGGTTAGGAAAATAAGCCTAAAAAATACGCTGTGGAATTGAGTTTGACGATGGAGTAAAGAGAATATCCAAGAGGAATAAACGTTGAATTGAATTGAAGAGATCTGAAAATCCAATTCCGATGGCTTCTACAGAGGGTTTGGTGCCCATAACTAGGGCTTTTCTGGCTTCTTACTACGATCAACACCCCTTTACTCCTCCTCTTTCTCCAGATGTCTCTCGTCTTTCTTCTCAGCTTCGTTCTATGGCCAATCATTTGCTCACTCAACATCCTCCTATCCATGGTTTACTCCTTTATCTCTgcattcattattattattttttttattattattatatatcaaGCATAGACTTCGACACTGACACTAATAGTTAGGGCTGTTACACTCTTGATCTATCATCAAGCATCTGACATCAGACACTCTGACACACCGATATGTCAATCCAGGAGAAAGCATATTAATAAATGAAGCTGAGAGCCAACCTCCCCATAAGATTGATGAAAATATGTGGAAGAATAGAGAGTATATTGAAGAAACTATCTTTTTACTTCAACCTTCTAACTGCCCTCACCCGGTAATCTATATTTTTCAATGCCAACTTCATTACTTCTCCTTAACATCGTTAATCTAACACCTATTTTCTTGATGCAGCTGAAACAACAGTCCGATCCTGACAATGTTGAATTTTCCATTATGCTTGGGAACCTCAAAGATAAACTTGATAATACTTTGAGGATTTTGGAATCTTTCCAAATCAAAAATGCTGACCATGTATTTAACACAGGTACCCCGCCCATCCCACTTCAATTACTAGCTTCTAATTGCCTATTTAAGTTAATTCATATTTTGTCCAGATTCAGCAGTAAGTTGTTTATTTCGAATACTTGGTCCACtcaatctttttcttctctaACTTGACCAATTGTATATGTAGTTATGACATATCTGCCTCAAGATTTTCGAGGAACTCTCCTCAGACAACAACGTGAACGCTCAGAGAGGAATAAACAAGCAGAGGTAGACGCTTTGGTGAATTCTGGTGGTAGCATACGTGATCGATATGCTCTTCTGTGGAAACAACAAATGGACAGGTGAGGCTCCACTCATGTCTAGTTGAATGTGCTTGGATAAATAAGAAATATATTAAGCCACTTATGGGTCATAGGAGAAGGCAATTAGCTCAGCTTGGCTCTGCAACAGGAGTCTATAAAACCCTCGTAAAGTACCTAGTTGGAGTTCCTGAGGTATGGTTATCTTGAATTTTCAATACAAGgtcctttttttttttcctttccctCTTTTGTTTCTTGTTCTCTCAGACTGCCTGCTTAATCAGCTTATGCAACTTGTTTTGGCTTATTCATAACTTAATTTTTGTAACGGGCCTAGCTTTATTCTTTAGGTATTTCTATGTAACATGGACGTATCAGTTTGTGTTGGCATATGTACAAATGACATTAATAGGATAAATATACATTGAAATTACGGTAATTAGGATTTTCTTAATTCTTGTAATTATCGACATTATAACTATATAATAAAGCTTCTGCTTTGTAATTTAGACAAtcaaaatttaatcttttgtttcgTCCTTTCTCAACATGATATTTAAAGCTTCATGAGATACATAATATTCAACATAAGCCTGGTGAAACCACTTTCTATTGGTGGAATTTTCTTTTGGAAATTGTATTCCAAACTCTGGTTAATTGTCTTCGTTGCAGTGTCATCCTTTTAGTAGCTTCACATGCCTTGATAGCCATCATATGTATGGAAAATTGTAGGTAACTACTGATTAATTCCTCAAATGAATAGTACATATAGGGAATCTACACTAACTGCAAGATAACTTGAACTTAGTTACAAGTTACAAACTCCTCATATATACACATTCCTAAAACACGGATTTTCCACACTTCCCCTCAAGCTAGTGAATAGATATTCTGCATTCTTATCTTCCGCATGCTGtcctttgtatacatccacaaaTATATGTGCGCACTATTCTCTAACAACCAACTAGTTATTTTCACCAAGTTTTCAACAGATCTACAGATGAGTTATACATGCACCAAGCTTAGTGTGTTGACCAACATGGTGTGACAAGAATGTTGATTCATAGATTTAATTACATCTCTCTCGATTCCTCCTTCCTTGCTAGCAGGTTTAGGTTGATTCATGACTAATATAACCAATGTGATACGTATGATGAATTTAGACAAATGTTGCTGTTTATATTATTGTCTTTTGGTGCTGGTTCTTTTGGCTGATGATTTGTTGATATTCTAAATAACTGTTCAATTTGAGTTATAGGTATTGCTTGATTTTACAAGGCAGATTAATGACGATGATGGGTACAAAATTACTTTCTTCAATGTTGttcaacttttattttttatatatgcactttatgtgtgtgtgtgtgtgtgtgaataaCAATTACTTGATAACACTTATCTACTGGTAGGCCCATGGAGGAGCAACGTCATCGCTATGGACCACCTTTATACAGCCTCACCTCAATGATTCTTTATGTCCGATTCTTCCTTTCATTATCGTGGGCACGCTATGGGCATAATAAATTGTGAGATTCCTTGAATCTTTGGTATTTCAATGCTAGATTTCAGGTTTGATTGTGATGTTCTTAGTTCTATCTATTGGTATAAGAAATTGCAAGATACCTTGCATCATTGCTATGGACACATATCCACTATGGAGACACCCAACACATGCACACACTCACGAGAGATGTAATCTAAAGAGGATGATCTATCTAGATTCTAAGCACCAAGAAATCTAATTATAATCAATATCAGTATCtcaacatacacacacacacatgagAGATGTAATCTAAATAGAATGATCTATCATGATCCTAAAACCAACAATTCTAATTATAATCAATATCAATATCTCAACACCCTTGCTCGATATGGAGAAAATATATCATACATACATCTTGTTACATATGCAAGTTAATCTAGGACACTATGGAGATTTAGTAAAGATATCGACATGTTGATCCTTAGAATTGACAACGGAAGTTCTGATGACTCTAGAGAGAATCGTTTCCCAAACAAAATGACAACAAATTCTATATGTTTTGTTCTTTCGTGAAAAACTGGAATGGAGAAGATGGGTGGAGCGGACTGATTAGCACATACAAGTCACATAGGGCCAACCTCAAAATGTAATTCTTAATAGTAAATGTTTCAATCACACAAGCTCACTTGTGCCGCCATGAGCCACAATTTGATACCTGACTCGACTTCTCTACTCGATCAAGCAACAACAATACACCTTTTGCTCTTCCATGAAATTAAATTCCCATCCACGAAATGAAATAACCAAAGTATTTTGCTTATCATTTTATCAATCACGCTCTAGCTCAATCAGCGTATGAATATCCAAGGGAACTTGTATAGGCCCCGATCAACGAAAACAAGTCATTTTTCAAGTAACCTTTTGATGTATTGAATTCGAGCATCTGCATTCCAATGACTGTCACAAGGAGTATTAAGGAACTGACTCACAACACTAACCATAAAAGCTATGTATGGTCTGGTCAAGgtaaaataattctttttttttagtaGTCTTTGGTATCTTCCTGGACTAGGAAAAAGCTTTACATACGGATCCACAGGAGAGGGGCGGCTGATTTACAATGTATTAGACTTGTTTCTTCTAAAGTATAAAGTGCATACTTTTTCAGAGAGATATCAATATTTGGCTTCAATCGAACTACctcaattccaagaaaataacGTAGAGGACCTATGTCCTTAGtctaattttttagaattttttttgtttcaatatCTTGATGATACCCTTATAAATGTATTTGAAAACTTATTCAATTTCCTCCCCCAATGCATTTTGAGTTCCACAATATTATAGGGTTTTAATCCAATGAAGAAAACTAAAATCTCATGCAAGGTGGGTGGACTACTCACCACCACTCTTCCTCTTCCCTTTACTCATTCCTTTGTCCATAAAACTCTCCCTTCCCTTTTGCACCAAACTCGCCTAAGGGTTTTATTTAATATACCGAGTAGGTTGGACAATGAATATTTTAGTTGTTGATTTGAAATGTAGTACTTCTTTGTGGATGATCAGCTATTATAGACGTATGCCATGTCTACAACCTACAAGCTGCAGACATCATTGGGGTAACTATTTGCTAGTTTTGGCTATGATTGTCTTGGCTTGGATTTTGCCCATTATTAGTAAACatgttgattttttttactttctttatGTAACCAACTAGTTGAATGTAACAACCACTACTAATTGTTCGGGTTTGATCTGTCAAGGTTCAGAATATGTTATGTTTATACAAGATTTTAGGTGCTAGACAATATCAATAGAGGGAGGATCTAGTTTTATGAAGATGTTTCttgttatctttttttttttgggttaaatGATGTTTCTTATTTCGTCTGTGTTTAAAAGTTACTTCATGATGGTACAGAACTATGCATATTACTTCCCTCCCTTTGTGTCTGCCTACAGCCTGTAGAGGAATTCTGCTACTACTTAATATAATTGACGGACTTTTATAGTTTGATTCCTTAACGGTTGTGGTGTTCTTATATTTTTTGTACAATGTAGAGCACTTTTAACCCCCTTGTGTTCTCTATGTGGGTATAATTTGTTAGAAAAAGGGAACAGTTAGCTGTCTTGGAACAAGCTGTTGATGTCTACACCATGGAGTTTGAGAGGTTCATTACATTTCTTAGGTATAATAATGCTCGAGTTGATAATGCTCGTCCTTTAATTTTCTGTTCTAAGTACATAAAATTGTTGCTCGCTTTAAATctgtttctatttttcttttacaGAATATTGATTTTCATGCACAATTTATGGAAATTAtctacacacacacatatatagtTATATATTTAGTGTTATTTATTTTCATACCAGAGAGCAAAGTAAATTCAAACCATGCAGCTATATACACTGATGGTCAAGATTAAGTTAAATAATGTCTTGAAAGAACTTTATCGCTCACAGTTGATTTCTTTTGTGAAAAACTTGGTTGGAAGTAATATGTACCGCAATTTGGTTGTTGCAAATTAGTTTCTTCACCTTGACATCTCCTAGTATGGGTTGTTGCCTGTTGGAGGTAATTTGATCTCATGCCGGAGCAAGAAGTAGAGCATATTCACACGTTCGAGTGCAGAAGCAGAGTATCGTGCCAAGCTAAATGTTAAATTATTTGATAGCTTCACGGAAATGTATGCAACATTAGAAGATTTATTTCTCGTTGAAGAACTTGCTATTTTTGAATTGGTGCGATGCATTATGCAACATCAATTAGTTTTTGATTTGTTACGTATTAACTTTTAAATAATAATTGGATTGATGAATACTACAATTTGTAATATATTCTTAAAAAGAGTGATGTATGCTAATTTTAAACCTAGTGTGAATGGAAATCAGTCATTGTTCTCActtgtgttact includes these proteins:
- the LOC131616052 gene encoding uncharacterized protein LOC131616052 isoform X2, whose protein sequence is MASTEGLVPITRAFLASYYDQHPFTPPLSPDVSRLSSQLRSMANHLLTQHPPIHGESILINEAESQPPHKIDENMWKNREYIEETIFLLQPSNCPHPLKQQSDPDNVEFSIMLGNLKDKLDNTLRILESFQIKNADHVFNTVMTYLPQDFRGTLLRQQRERSERNKQAEVDALVNSGGSIRDRYALLWKQQMDRRRQLAQLGSATGVYKTLVKYLVGVPEVLLDFTRQINDDDGPMEEQRHRYGPPLYSLTSMILYVRFFLSLSWARYGHNKLKREQLAVLEQAVDVYTMEFERFITFLSGVFANSPFFIPADVAGAVEASKNDDFKEISVPAGKTFEVILSVDSVNSYIAWDFSLVQGKINMDIGFTLEFASPTGEKTLMLPYRRYESDQGNFCTLMAGSYKLIWDNTHSTFFRKVLRYKVDCIPPVTEPVQLE
- the LOC131616052 gene encoding uncharacterized protein LOC131616052 isoform X1, with amino-acid sequence MASTEGLVPITRAFLASYYDQHPFTPPLSPDVSRLSSQLRSMANHLLTQHPPIHGESILINEAESQPPHKIDENMWKNREYIEETIFLLQPSNCPHPLKQQSDPDNVEFSIMLGNLKDKLDNTLRILESFQIKNADHVFNTVMTYLPQDFRGTLLRQQRERSERNKQAEVDALVNSGGSIRDRYALLWKQQMDRRRQLAQLGSATGVYKTLVKYLVGVPEVLLDFTRQINDDDGPMEEQRHRYGPPLYSLTSMILYVRFFLSLSWARYGHNKLKREQLAVLEQAVDVYTMEFERFITFLSGVFANSPFFIPADVAGAVEASKNDDFKEISVPAGKTFEVILSVDSVNSYIAWDFSLVQGKINMVLLLQFFFFARTSCHDISKTSFYSKLVFVYCQDIGFTLEFASPTGEKTLMLPYRRYESDQGNFCTLMAGSYKLIWDNTHSTFFRKVLRYKVDCIPPVTEPVQLE